In a genomic window of Brettanomyces nanus chromosome 1, complete sequence:
- the GCD11 gene encoding eukaryotic translation initiation factor 2 subunit gamma (BUSCO:EOG09341NTI), with product MPTEIKDAVPDLIIGSGSEEKNDESNKEQGILNEEDSSFKPAKKVTFADDNKLFEEEAEKEKRKKEFEEGGGLPEQPDHPDFAKFTPLSPEIINRQATINIGTIGHVAHGKSTVVKAISGVQTVRFKNELERNITIKLGYANAKIYKCDNPECPEPDCYHSYKSDKEIHPKCERPGCDGRYNLIRHVSFVDCPGHDILMSTMLSGAAVMDAALLLIAGNEPCPQPQTSEHLAAIEIMKLKHVVILQNKVDLMKKEAALEHEKSILKFIKGTIADGAPIIPISAQLKYNIDAVDMCMVKNIPVPLRDFSAQPRLMVIRSFDVNKPGSDIDELKGGVAGGSILTGVFKIGDEIEIRPGIVTKDDSGKIQCKAIFSHIVSLFAENNDLKFAVPGGLIGVGTKIDPTLCRADRLVGQVVGAKGSLPSVFTDIEINYFLLRRLLGVKTDGPRQAKVRKLEVDDVLMVNIGSTATGARVVAVKADMARLTLTSPACTEINEKIALSRRIEKHFRLIGWATIKKGTTIDPVN from the coding sequence ATGCCTACTGAAATCAAAGACGCAGTTCCAGATCTGATAATTGGATCTGGGTccgaagaaaaaaatgatgaaTCGAATAAGGAGCAGGGTATTCTAAATGAGGAAGACAGTTCATTCAAACCGGCCAAGAAAGTGACTTTTGCCGATGATAACAAAttatttgaagaggaggccgagaaggagaaacggaagaaggaatttgaGGAAGGAGGAGGACTTCCAGAGCAACCTGACCACCCAGATTTTGCCAAATTCacacctctttctcctgAGATCATTAACCGTCAAGCCACAATTAACATTGGTACCATTGGTCATGTGGCCCACGGTAAATCTACTGTGGTCAAGGCCATTTCGGGAGTTCAAACAGTCAGATTTAAAAATGAATTAGAGAGAAATATTACCATTAAACTTGGTTATGCCAACGCTAAGATCTACAAATGTGATAATCCAGAGTGTCCAGAACCTGACTGTTACCATTCTTACAAATCTGACAAAGAGATTCATCCAAAGTGCGAAAGACCTGGCTGCGATGGAAGATACAACTTGATTCGTCATGTTTCATTTGTTGACTGTCCTGGTCACGATATCTTGATGAGTACGATGCTTTCTGGTGCTGCAGTGATGGACGCTGCGTTGTTGTTGATTGCAGGTAATGAACCATGCCCACAGCCGCAGACGTCCGAACATTTGGCTGCTATAGAAATTATGAAGTTAAAGCACGTGGTTATCCTTCAAAACAAGGttgatttgatgaagaaggaagctGCTTTGGAGCATGAGAAGTCCATTCTTAAGTTTATTAAGGGTACCATTGCTGATGGTGCACCGATCATCCCGATTTCGGCCCAGTTGAAGTATAATATTGACGCAGTTGACATGTGCATGGTGAAGAATATTCCAGTTCCATTGAGAGATTTCTCTGCCCAACCAAGACTGATGGTGATTCGTTCGTTCGATGTGAATAAGCCAGGTTCTGATATTGATGAGTTGAAGGGAGGTGTTGCTGGTGGTTCTATTCTTACCGGTGTGTTCAAGATTGGTGATGAAATCGAGATTAGACCGGGTATTGTCACCAAAGATGACAGTGGAAAGATTCAGTGTAAGGCTATTTTCTCTCACATCGTGTCACTCTTTGCTGAGAACAATGACTTAAAGTTTGCCGTTCCTGGTGGCTTGATTGGTGTGGGTACTAAAATTGATCCTACTCTATGTAGAGCAGATAGATTGGTGGGACAGGTTGTTGGTGCCAAGGGTAGCTTGCCTTCGGTGTTCACGGATATCGAGATTAACTACTTCCTTTTAAGAAGATTACTTGGTGTGAAAACTGATGGACCGAGACAGGCCAAGGTCCGTAAGTTAGAAGTGGACGATGTTCTAATGGTGAATATCGGTTCTACTGCTACTGGAGCCAGAGTGGTGGCTGTTAAGGCAGATATGGCCCGGTTAACTCTCACCTCTCCTGCTTGTACTGAGATCAACGAAAAGATAGCATTGTCTAGACGTATTGAGAAGCACTTCCGTTTGATTGGTTGGGCCACCATTAAGAAGGGTACTACGATTGATCCTGTCAATTAG